The following are encoded together in the SAR202 cluster bacterium genome:
- a CDS encoding twin-arginine translocase TatA/TatE family subunit: MPKIGAWELLIILAIVLVIFGAGRLTDIGGSLGKGIRAFKDGIGGKGDDEKREHDENVLASKNEKK, from the coding sequence GTGCCAAAGATAGGAGCATGGGAACTTCTTATTATCCTGGCTATAGTGCTGGTCATTTTCGGCGCCGGCCGCCTCACCGACATAGGCGGGTCCCTGGGCAAAGGCATCCGCGCCTTTAAAGACGGCATCGGCGGCAAGGGCGATGACGAAAAGCGTGAGCACGATGAAAATGTCCTCGCCAGCAAGAACGAGAAAAAGTAG
- the lpdA gene encoding dihydrolipoyl dehydrogenase, which yields MASRSEYDIAVIGAGPGGYVAAIRAGQLGLKTAVIERDEVGGICLNWGCIPSKALLRNAEVVSLAKHGAEYGITFDNLKVDYSKAYDRSRVVVSRLTRGVASLLKKNKVDTIKGSARFVDAHTLTISPSEDVIVAKNIIVATGGRPRSIPPLPIDGEVVVTSRHAIEQKTAPSSVVIVGGGAIGVEFASIYHAYGAKVTVVELLPRLVPNEDEEISQQLERSFKKQGIEIMTGAKVTGVSKKGKTAQVKVEQNGATSEITADRVLVAIGIQGNVEDMGLEKVGIATERGFIKVDDNLATSAKGVYAIGDVTGKLLLAHAASAQGVMVVERIAGMESPGLDYTDMPKATYCSPQVASFGLTEKQAREQGHDVKIGKFPFIASGKALALGHTDGFVKLVTDAKHGEILGVHLIGPEVTELLAEISMTRMLEGTTTELGWVVHSHPTLSEALKEAALVAKGEAINI from the coding sequence TTGGCGTCACGCTCGGAGTATGATATTGCGGTTATTGGAGCAGGGCCGGGAGGGTACGTAGCTGCCATCAGAGCAGGCCAGCTGGGCCTGAAGACGGCTGTTATAGAGCGTGACGAGGTGGGCGGCATCTGCTTGAATTGGGGCTGCATACCCAGCAAGGCGCTCCTGCGCAACGCCGAGGTTGTGTCCCTGGCGAAGCACGGCGCAGAGTATGGCATAACCTTCGACAATTTGAAGGTGGACTATTCCAAGGCCTACGACCGCAGCCGCGTGGTGGTGTCTCGGCTGACCCGCGGGGTCGCCAGCCTTCTGAAGAAGAACAAGGTCGACACCATCAAGGGCAGCGCCAGGTTTGTCGACGCCCACACCCTGACCATATCGCCCAGCGAGGACGTGATCGTCGCCAAGAACATCATCGTCGCCACGGGTGGACGCCCCCGCAGCATACCGCCCCTGCCTATCGACGGCGAGGTGGTGGTCACCAGCCGTCACGCCATCGAGCAGAAGACGGCGCCGTCATCGGTGGTAATAGTGGGCGGCGGGGCTATTGGCGTCGAATTCGCGTCCATATATCACGCCTATGGGGCCAAGGTGACGGTGGTGGAACTGCTGCCCCGCCTGGTGCCCAACGAGGATGAGGAGATAAGCCAGCAGCTTGAGCGCTCCTTCAAAAAGCAGGGCATTGAAATTATGACAGGCGCTAAGGTCACCGGCGTGTCCAAGAAGGGAAAGACGGCGCAGGTGAAGGTGGAGCAGAACGGCGCCACCTCAGAGATAACGGCAGATAGGGTGCTGGTGGCCATTGGCATTCAGGGGAACGTGGAGGACATGGGGCTGGAGAAGGTTGGGATAGCCACGGAGCGCGGGTTTATTAAAGTGGACGATAATCTAGCGACCAGCGCCAAGGGCGTGTACGCCATCGGCGACGTGACCGGGAAGCTGCTGCTGGCGCACGCGGCGTCGGCGCAGGGGGTAATGGTGGTGGAGCGGATAGCAGGGATGGAGTCCCCTGGCCTGGACTACACCGACATGCCCAAGGCGACGTATTGCAGTCCACAGGTCGCCAGCTTCGGCCTCACCGAGAAGCAGGCGCGGGAGCAGGGTCATGATGTTAAGATAGGAAAGTTCCCGTTCATCGCCAGCGGCAAGGCCCTGGCCCTGGGGCACACCGATGGTTTCGTAAAGCTGGTCACCGACGCCAAGCACGGAGAAATCCTGGGTGTTCACCTCATAGGCCCGGAGGTGACTGAGCTTTTGGCGGAGATATCTATGACGCGGATGCTGGAGGGCACCACCACGGAGCTTGGATGGGTGGTCCACTCGCATCCGACCCTGTCTGAAGCCCTAAAAGAGGCCGCCCTTGTAGCCAAGGGTGAGGCCATTAATATTTAG
- the pdhA gene encoding pyruvate dehydrogenase (acetyl-transferring) E1 component subunit alpha: MYRQMVLIREFENECYRQYMQKNVKGFLHVYSGEEAIAVGVMSLLEPQDYIVTHYRDHGHAIARGLDTKALMAELFGKATGVSKGKGGSMHLFDVKKRFMGGYAIVGGQLPIAVGLAMASKEKGENGLTICFFGDGAMQEGEFHESLNLASIWKLPVIFYCENNLYGMGASVSETYAGHDQIYKAGEPYKIPGVRVDGMNLFEVRRTTAEAVKHVRGGEGPMLIEAQTYRYRGHSISDPAGYRPKDEVEFWMTRDPIILLKKQLLSEGTATEEELKSIVKAAEEEIVAAVKFATESPFPEPAALHQEVYSH, translated from the coding sequence ATGTACCGCCAGATGGTGCTCATCCGAGAATTCGAGAATGAGTGCTATCGACAGTACATGCAGAAGAACGTAAAGGGCTTCCTCCACGTTTACAGCGGCGAAGAGGCCATTGCCGTAGGCGTCATGTCCTTACTGGAACCGCAAGACTATATCGTCACCCACTATCGAGACCACGGCCACGCCATAGCGCGGGGGTTGGACACGAAGGCACTGATGGCCGAGCTGTTCGGCAAGGCCACGGGTGTCAGCAAAGGCAAGGGCGGCTCCATGCACCTTTTCGATGTAAAAAAGCGGTTCATGGGCGGCTACGCCATTGTGGGCGGGCAGCTTCCCATTGCGGTGGGGCTGGCGATGGCGTCCAAGGAGAAGGGCGAGAACGGGCTGACGATATGCTTCTTCGGCGACGGCGCGATGCAGGAAGGGGAGTTCCACGAGTCGCTAAATCTGGCGTCGATATGGAAGCTGCCTGTGATCTTCTACTGCGAGAACAACTTGTACGGGATGGGCGCGTCGGTATCGGAGACGTATGCCGGGCACGACCAGATTTACAAGGCCGGCGAGCCGTACAAGATACCGGGGGTTCGTGTCGACGGGATGAACCTGTTCGAGGTCCGCAGGACGACGGCGGAGGCGGTGAAGCACGTCAGGGGTGGCGAAGGGCCTATGTTAATCGAGGCGCAAACGTACCGGTACCGGGGCCATTCCATATCAGACCCCGCGGGATACCGCCCTAAAGATGAGGTGGAGTTCTGGATGACCAGAGACCCAATCATTTTGCTTAAAAAGCAATTATTGTCCGAGGGAACGGCTACGGAAGAGGAGTTGAAGTCAATTGTGAAAGCGGCGGAAGAAGAGATTGTGGCGGCGGTGAAGTTCGCCACCGAGAGCCCGTTCCCCGAGCCCGCCGCGCTGCACCAGGAAGTTTACAGTCACTAA
- a CDS encoding alpha-ketoacid dehydrogenase subunit beta: protein MPVMSIRDAMHMALREALDEDSRVFIIGEDIGPYGGTYAVTKGLYDDYGPQRIKDSPLAESVIIGAGVGSAMGGLRPIVEIMTINFTLLGMDQIVNHAAKLRYMSGGQLEIPLIVRTVTGGGAQLAATHSQNFEGWYASVPGLKVVAPSTPYDALGLFRACRQSMDPILFVEHALLYSVKGEVPKEHYTVPLGAADVKRPGKNITIVSHARMLHTSLSAAETLSKEGIEAEVLDLRTMRPLDVESIVNSVKKTHRAVVVEETWKTGGFAGEIVSLIQEHAFDYLDAPVLRVSGEEVPAPYSAPLENLAFPDAARVVGAVRAVFGA, encoded by the coding sequence ATGCCGGTAATGAGCATAAGGGACGCCATGCACATGGCGTTGAGGGAGGCCCTGGATGAGGACTCCAGGGTCTTTATTATAGGCGAGGACATTGGCCCTTACGGCGGCACATATGCCGTGACCAAGGGCTTGTACGACGACTACGGCCCGCAGCGCATCAAGGACTCGCCGCTGGCGGAGTCGGTTATCATCGGCGCAGGGGTGGGGTCCGCCATGGGCGGGTTGCGGCCCATTGTGGAGATTATGACCATCAACTTCACGCTTTTGGGCATGGACCAGATAGTGAACCACGCCGCCAAACTGCGGTACATGTCAGGGGGGCAGCTTGAGATTCCGCTGATAGTGCGGACGGTGACCGGCGGCGGGGCGCAGCTGGCGGCGACGCACTCACAGAACTTCGAGGGGTGGTACGCCTCAGTGCCGGGGTTGAAGGTGGTGGCGCCGTCCACGCCCTACGACGCCCTGGGCCTCTTTCGCGCCTGCCGTCAGAGCATGGACCCCATTCTGTTTGTCGAACACGCCCTTCTTTACAGCGTTAAGGGCGAGGTGCCGAAAGAACATTACACGGTGCCCCTGGGCGCTGCCGATGTGAAGCGCCCAGGCAAAAACATAACCATAGTCTCTCACGCTCGAATGCTCCATACGTCGCTGAGCGCTGCCGAGACTTTATCTAAGGAAGGCATCGAAGCTGAGGTGCTGGACCTGCGCACCATGCGCCCGCTGGACGTGGAGTCCATTGTGAATTCGGTGAAGAAGACGCACAGGGCGGTGGTGGTGGAGGAGACGTGGAAGACCGGCGGGTTCGCCGGAGAAATCGTCAGCCTTATTCAAGAACACGCATTTGATTACCTGGACGCGCCGGTGCTGCGGGTGTCGGGGGAAGAGGTTCCGGCGCCCTACTCGGCGCCGCTGGAGAACCTGGCCTTCCCTGACGCGGCGAGAGTAGTCGGCGCCGTCCGGGCTGTATTTGGCGCTTAG
- a CDS encoding 2-oxo acid dehydrogenase subunit E2: MATTIRMPQMGFDMQEGTVVKWRKKEGDQVARGEVIAEIETDKAVVEMEAYAGGVLKKIVAPEGSKVPVESPIAIIGEDGEELPVDATTNAATPATPSAKAAPTAKVKPEPQPAPAAAQEAPAAPAGEVKVSPLARRIAKEMGVDVSKVKGTGPGGRVTEADVRGYKEPAPAAAPAPAAAKAPSPAAPATKAAAPKPALPTEEKRVPLSRMRQAIAARTVASMREAPHYYVTSELDMGKALDLRKELNSSLPEGTRVSVNDMIIRACVLAIQKFPNFNSSIQGNELVIHPNVNVGIAIDMEGGLIIAAVSQCQSKDLVGLAKATKDLITRAQGGKLKAEEYTSSTFTVSNMGMLDVDSFTAVINPPNSAVMAVGAVKDKPVVKNGEIGVGKMMKVTVSSDHRVIDGAEAARFLQEVKRLLEHPVLLLI, encoded by the coding sequence TTGGCCACCACTATAAGAATGCCCCAGATGGGCTTTGATATGCAGGAAGGCACCGTCGTCAAATGGCGAAAGAAGGAAGGCGACCAGGTGGCCCGGGGAGAGGTCATCGCCGAAATCGAGACGGATAAGGCGGTGGTCGAGATGGAGGCTTACGCAGGCGGCGTGCTGAAAAAGATCGTCGCGCCGGAAGGCTCCAAGGTGCCTGTGGAAAGCCCCATCGCCATCATTGGTGAGGACGGGGAGGAGCTGCCGGTGGACGCCACCACAAACGCCGCGACTCCCGCCACGCCGTCAGCCAAGGCCGCGCCGACGGCCAAGGTAAAGCCCGAGCCTCAGCCCGCGCCCGCCGCCGCTCAGGAAGCGCCCGCAGCCCCAGCAGGCGAGGTCAAGGTCAGCCCCCTGGCGAGGCGTATCGCTAAAGAGATGGGCGTCGATGTGAGCAAGGTGAAGGGCACGGGGCCGGGAGGACGCGTCACCGAAGCCGACGTTAGGGGCTACAAGGAGCCCGCCCCCGCGGCGGCGCCCGCTCCGGCCGCGGCCAAGGCTCCATCGCCTGCCGCCCCCGCGACCAAGGCGGCAGCCCCCAAGCCTGCCCTGCCCACCGAGGAAAAGCGCGTTCCATTAAGCCGCATGCGCCAGGCCATCGCCGCGCGAACTGTGGCGAGCATGAGGGAGGCGCCGCACTATTATGTGACATCGGAATTGGACATGGGGAAGGCCCTGGACCTGCGCAAGGAGCTTAACAGCAGCCTGCCGGAGGGCACCCGCGTCAGCGTCAACGACATGATCATACGCGCCTGCGTTCTGGCGATTCAGAAGTTCCCCAACTTCAACTCGTCGATACAGGGCAACGAACTGGTTATACACCCGAACGTCAACGTAGGCATCGCCATCGACATGGAGGGCGGGCTGATCATCGCGGCGGTGTCGCAATGCCAGTCCAAGGACCTAGTGGGGCTGGCGAAGGCCACCAAGGACCTTATTACCCGGGCCCAGGGCGGTAAGCTGAAGGCGGAGGAGTACACCAGCAGCACTTTCACCGTCAGCAACATGGGGATGCTGGACGTGGACAGCTTCACGGCGGTAATTAACCCCCCCAACTCGGCGGTAATGGCTGTGGGCGCGGTGAAGGACAAGCCTGTGGTGAAGAACGGGGAGATAGGCGTAGGGAAGATGATGAAGGTGACGGTCTCGTCCGACCACCGGGTCATCGACGGGGCTGAGGCGGCGCGGTTCCTACAGGAAGTAAAGCGGCTGCTGGAACACCCCGTCCTGTTACTTATCTAA
- a CDS encoding DUF4337 domain-containing protein, with protein MPTVSTPLRRWFLTALIGSLVISALIAIFILIFGGDFGETEGKILFTTLTISLFSLTGLGSAAPLERSRLSAFWYLGIALAVVGFVFFVIGIWSEWVEKEHYGNSMGTIAIFSFSFAQVGMLSLVRLKGTARVLTPVTAIIIFILASMVSAMMFVDNIDDGEYLRAVGVLAVLDALGTVTIPLLGRMTPRETPAAAPSQVKQVELRCPRCGTMQTMDEGGALCQKCALRITIRTEA; from the coding sequence ATGCCAACAGTTAGCACACCCCTCAGACGCTGGTTCTTGACCGCTCTCATTGGTTCGCTGGTCATAAGCGCGCTGATAGCTATTTTTATTCTGATTTTTGGCGGCGATTTCGGCGAAACTGAGGGAAAGATCCTGTTTACTACCCTGACAATCTCACTTTTCAGTCTGACGGGTCTAGGGTCAGCGGCGCCGCTGGAGAGAAGCAGACTGTCAGCTTTTTGGTATCTGGGTATTGCTCTGGCCGTTGTAGGGTTCGTCTTCTTTGTCATTGGCATTTGGTCTGAATGGGTTGAAAAAGAACACTACGGAAATAGTATGGGCACCATAGCTATTTTCTCGTTCAGCTTCGCCCAAGTTGGAATGTTGTCTCTAGTGCGACTGAAAGGTACGGCGAGGGTCCTTACACCTGTTACTGCAATCATAATCTTTATCTTGGCCTCAATGGTGTCGGCGATGATGTTTGTGGATAACATTGATGATGGCGAATATCTGCGTGCAGTAGGAGTACTGGCGGTACTGGATGCCCTCGGCACCGTAACCATACCGCTATTGGGGCGGATGACGCCCAGGGAAACGCCAGCCGCAGCGCCTTCACAAGTCAAGCAGGTGGAGTTGCGGTGCCCTCGATGCGGCACTATGCAAACAATGGACGAAGGCGGGGCCTTATGCCAGAAGTGCGCATTGCGAATAACCATACGTACTGAAGCCTAG
- a CDS encoding DNRLRE domain-containing protein, giving the protein MTPVKDNTLYEDHIKEMSNGKGQHLFVGRNGSGSARRALIAFDLSAVPAGVQITGVELVLRVSRAQQSPPTQVRLHRLTADWGEGASIASGNEGGGAVAAQGDASWHFSKFNTRFWNALGGDFVSTASASAAVGSEGRVTWGSTAQMLAHVQGWLSNPGSNFGWVLIGDESKGATAKRFDSRDNLDADSRPVLIVTYLP; this is encoded by the coding sequence TTGACTCCGGTCAAGGACAACACCCTCTATGAGGACCACATTAAAGAGATGAGCAACGGCAAGGGCCAGCACCTCTTTGTCGGCAGGAACGGCAGCGGCTCGGCCCGTCGCGCCCTGATAGCCTTCGACCTCTCCGCCGTCCCCGCCGGCGTCCAGATAACCGGCGTTGAGCTGGTGCTAAGGGTCTCCAGGGCCCAGCAGTCGCCGCCCACCCAGGTCCGGCTCCATCGCTTGACTGCCGATTGGGGCGAGGGCGCCTCCATCGCTTCCGGCAACGAAGGCGGCGGCGCGGTCGCAGCCCAGGGCGATGCTTCGTGGCATTTCAGTAAATTCAACACACGTTTCTGGAACGCTCTGGGAGGCGATTTCGTCTCCACAGCCAGCGCCTCCGCCGCCGTAGGTAGCGAGGGCAGGGTCACCTGGGGATCCACCGCGCAGATGCTGGCCCATGTCCAGGGCTGGTTAAGCAACCCTGGCAGTAACTTCGGCTGGGTCCTTATCGGCGACGAAAGCAAAGGCGCCACCGCCAAGCGTTTCGACTCTCGCGATAACTTGGACGCCGACAGCCGCCCCGTCCTGATTGTTACGTACCTTCCCTGA
- a CDS encoding NADH-quinone oxidoreductase subunit A encodes MPEALIENWTALLLAGLIGFGAIAIMLGASLLISSRRRSEIKETPYECGIPAAPYAFSQINIRYYIFAILFLIFDVEAVFLFPWAVVFMGSKVAFYAMMIFLAVLLVALIYGWKKGVLEWTR; translated from the coding sequence ATGCCTGAAGCGCTGATAGAGAACTGGACAGCCCTGCTGCTGGCCGGGCTCATCGGCTTTGGCGCCATAGCAATTATGTTAGGGGCCTCGCTTCTCATATCCTCACGGCGTCGCTCGGAGATAAAGGAGACGCCGTACGAATGCGGGATACCGGCGGCGCCCTACGCTTTTTCGCAGATAAACATTCGATACTACATCTTCGCCATACTTTTCCTAATCTTCGACGTGGAGGCTGTGTTCCTCTTTCCCTGGGCAGTGGTGTTCATGGGCAGCAAGGTGGCCTTCTACGCGATGATGATTTTCCTGGCGGTGCTGCTGGTGGCTTTGATATACGGCTGGAAGAAGGGCGTGTTGGAATGGACAAGATAA
- a CDS encoding NADH-quinone oxidoreductase subunit B encodes MDKITLAQGNRPAPSLLHRAAPSFITAKSDELFALARKSSLWTLTFGLACCAIEMMSTYMAHHDFDRFGVVTWPSPRQSDVMIVAGTVVKKMAEPIKLLYEQMPEPKWVIAMGSCATNGGPYYRSYSVVMGVDRIIPVDVYVPGCPPRPEALMHGILKLQEKISQDAKRGRGGT; translated from the coding sequence ATGGACAAGATAACCCTGGCCCAGGGCAACCGGCCCGCTCCCAGCCTACTGCATCGGGCTGCGCCCAGCTTTATAACCGCGAAGAGTGACGAACTCTTTGCCCTGGCCCGCAAATCATCGCTATGGACGCTGACCTTTGGGCTGGCGTGCTGCGCCATTGAAATGATGTCCACCTACATGGCCCACCACGACTTCGACCGCTTCGGGGTGGTGACATGGCCGTCGCCGAGGCAGTCGGACGTGATGATTGTGGCGGGGACGGTGGTGAAGAAGATGGCGGAGCCGATAAAGCTGCTCTACGAACAGATGCCGGAGCCGAAGTGGGTGATAGCCATGGGAAGCTGCGCCACCAACGGCGGGCCGTACTACCGGTCTTATTCGGTGGTCATGGGCGTGGACCGCATCATACCCGTCGATGTGTACGTGCCGGGATGTCCCCCTCGACCAGAGGCGCTGATGCACGGCATCTTGAAGCTGCAAGAAAAAATCTCTCAGGACGCCAAGCGTGGCCGCGGCGGGACATAA
- a CDS encoding NADH-quinone oxidoreductase subunit D: MLGQAPEQSQNLDILMNMGPQHPSTHGVFRMLLRVDGEVVVDAEPHIGYLHRGSEKLAEGEQYHQVVTLMDRLDYIANFNNEWAFCRAVEKLMGLEVPERAEYIRVILGELNRVASHLLFLGTFGLDAGAMTPVMFAFRGRERIQALFEAVSGARMMHNYFHIGGVKEDLPENFHALMDKLMPELRRDVEECDKLLSFNEVFVARTKGVGGIDRDTAINYGWTGPCLRACGVNYDVRKAEPYSVYQRFKFDVPVGRDGDSWERYFVRVREMYESLSIVEQAMKSMSGGPVMAVGRRLIRPTKGDVYVRAENPRGEIGVYLVSDGTDKPYRIKVRPPSFCNLSAIGRLIKDTYVADAVIILGSLDIVLGEVDR; encoded by the coding sequence ATGCTGGGGCAGGCGCCTGAGCAGTCCCAGAACCTGGATATCCTTATGAATATGGGGCCGCAGCACCCTTCGACGCACGGCGTATTTCGCATGCTGCTGCGGGTGGACGGCGAGGTGGTGGTGGACGCGGAGCCGCACATTGGCTATTTGCATCGCGGGTCGGAGAAGCTGGCGGAGGGGGAGCAGTACCACCAGGTAGTGACGCTGATGGACCGCCTGGACTACATTGCCAACTTCAACAACGAGTGGGCTTTCTGCCGCGCGGTGGAAAAGCTCATGGGACTGGAGGTGCCTGAGCGGGCCGAATATATCAGGGTTATTTTGGGCGAGCTGAACAGAGTCGCCAGCCACCTGCTGTTCCTGGGGACCTTCGGGCTGGACGCGGGGGCTATGACGCCGGTAATGTTCGCCTTCCGGGGCCGCGAGCGCATCCAGGCGCTGTTCGAGGCGGTCAGCGGGGCGAGGATGATGCACAACTATTTCCACATCGGCGGCGTGAAGGAGGACCTGCCGGAGAACTTCCACGCGCTGATGGACAAGCTGATGCCGGAGCTTCGTCGGGACGTGGAGGAGTGCGACAAGCTGCTGAGTTTCAACGAGGTCTTCGTCGCGCGGACTAAGGGCGTCGGCGGCATCGACCGGGACACGGCCATAAACTACGGGTGGACGGGGCCGTGCCTGCGGGCCTGCGGCGTCAATTACGACGTGCGAAAGGCGGAGCCGTATTCGGTCTACCAGCGCTTTAAGTTCGACGTGCCGGTGGGCCGCGACGGCGACTCGTGGGAGCGGTATTTCGTCCGCGTGCGGGAGATGTACGAGTCGCTGAGCATCGTAGAGCAGGCGATGAAGTCCATGTCCGGCGGGCCGGTCATGGCCGTGGGGCGGCGGCTGATTCGCCCCACTAAGGGTGACGTGTATGTTCGCGCGGAGAACCCCAGGGGCGAGATTGGCGTGTACCTGGTCAGCGACGGCACGGACAAGCCATATCGAATCAAGGTGAGGCCGCCGTCCTTCTGCAACCTCAGCGCCATCGGCCGCCTGATCAAGGACACCTACGTAGCCGACGCCGTTATAATCCTTGGCTCGCTGGACATTGTGCTGGGCGAGGTGGACCGGTGA
- the nuoH gene encoding NADH-quinone oxidoreductase subunit NuoH — protein sequence MSEVLLLALALLIMFTALSVVVLSLVWIERKFLGRLQRRLGPTRVGPFGLLQPVADAIKLVTKEDLVPSQSDRLIFWIAPLLVLVPSFMVWVTIPAARDLVVQNLDLGLFVIIALLVVSILGLLLAGWGSANKYGALGGLRAAAQLVSYEVPLIMVVVAVAVLAGSLDLRAVSASQVPLDTAQDVLNEINAAGGVFNHEGIPFAVLFPLGLVLFLLAGLAEVGRIPFDIYFAESEIVGGPFVEYSGAHWSVFFLAEYMNTFLIAALASLLFLGGWYGPLLPEWVWFLIKTYFMVLVIFWIRGTFPRLRIDQLMSFGWKGMIPLSFAGVVMTSVYRFYDWPWWSMSLMSVATLAVAGYWLYRQFTLPVIKLARSYGREPGRAPSAR from the coding sequence TTGTCTGAAGTCCTGCTGCTGGCGCTAGCGCTGCTCATCATGTTCACCGCCCTCTCGGTGGTGGTGCTGTCGCTGGTGTGGATAGAGCGGAAGTTCCTGGGCCGTCTGCAACGCCGGCTTGGGCCGACGCGCGTCGGCCCCTTCGGGCTGCTGCAACCCGTGGCCGACGCTATAAAGCTGGTGACGAAGGAAGACCTGGTGCCGTCGCAGTCGGACAGGCTGATATTCTGGATTGCGCCGCTGCTGGTGCTGGTGCCGTCGTTCATGGTGTGGGTGACCATCCCCGCCGCCCGAGACCTGGTGGTGCAAAACCTGGACCTGGGGCTGTTTGTAATCATCGCCCTGCTGGTAGTATCGATACTGGGGTTGCTGCTGGCGGGCTGGGGGTCGGCCAACAAGTACGGCGCGCTGGGCGGACTGCGGGCCGCGGCGCAGCTGGTGAGCTATGAGGTGCCGCTGATTATGGTGGTGGTGGCGGTGGCGGTGCTGGCGGGATCGCTGGACCTGCGGGCGGTGTCGGCGAGCCAGGTGCCGCTGGACACAGCGCAGGACGTGCTGAATGAGATTAACGCGGCGGGCGGCGTCTTCAACCACGAAGGCATACCTTTCGCGGTGCTGTTCCCGCTGGGGCTGGTGCTGTTCCTGCTGGCAGGGCTGGCGGAGGTGGGCCGCATACCCTTCGACATCTATTTCGCGGAATCCGAGATTGTGGGCGGGCCCTTTGTAGAGTACAGCGGCGCCCACTGGTCGGTTTTCTTCCTGGCCGAATATATGAACACTTTCCTCATCGCGGCGCTGGCCTCGCTGCTGTTCCTGGGCGGCTGGTATGGCCCCCTGCTTCCCGAGTGGGTATGGTTCCTGATTAAGACCTACTTTATGGTGCTGGTGATATTCTGGATTCGAGGGACGTTCCCTCGACTCAGAATAGACCAGCTAATGTCCTTCGGGTGGAAGGGAATGATACCGCTGTCCTTTGCCGGCGTGGTGATGACAAGTGTTTACAGATTCTACGATTGGCCGTGGTGGAGCATGTCGCTGATGTCGGTGGCGACGCTGGCCGTGGCAGGGTACTGGCTGTACCGCCAGTTCACGCTGCCGGTGATCAAGTTGGCCCGCTCCTACGGCCGGGAGCCAGGGAGGGCGCCAAGTGCTCGCTAG